One region of Acidovorax sp. T1 genomic DNA includes:
- a CDS encoding flagellar hook-length control protein FliK, with amino-acid sequence MEPTRISVPQGAQGAQGPQSTRAKASAQQAGGPVDPSAQGGFLALLASLDSAGPGDVPPSDLVVVDSSAHFLPSSSDSTVDGSVVHPSLVPTDPASMAAWQGLLAPGSAPGTAVATATAGGGGSEPSLAGITGPDGLPAADGLVAQTAMLDGAAEVGGMKPPGGAVAGYSRMFSRIQNALLQGGELPGSVAAASAGVIGAEKKQALVAAVAAQGAQAVTDSRALGGSLADAGSRDGRELPGGQGGTAQAFALEAFTESRVPQRAGSATSGEAGGRPSAEAAWGDWGTVHTGPQTEGVEGAAAFADPTQAGAEEQVADQVAYWVNQKTQNAEMTLDRDGQPVQVTVSLSGSEAHVTFRSDQAQTRELLDASMSQLRDLLRDEGLVLSGTTVGTTARDGASPNDSGQRQGREGERRAQVVASVSAAVAPVRRPGGAPDRAVDIFV; translated from the coding sequence ATGGAACCAACACGCATCTCTGTCCCGCAGGGCGCCCAGGGCGCCCAGGGCCCCCAGTCCACGCGTGCAAAAGCGAGCGCGCAGCAAGCCGGTGGCCCTGTGGACCCCTCGGCGCAGGGCGGGTTTTTGGCTTTGCTCGCGTCTCTGGACAGCGCGGGACCGGGTGACGTGCCGCCTTCCGATCTTGTGGTTGTGGACAGCAGCGCACATTTTTTGCCTTCAAGCTCAGACAGTACGGTGGACGGCAGCGTGGTGCATCCTTCTCTGGTGCCAACGGACCCCGCATCCATGGCAGCCTGGCAGGGGCTGCTGGCGCCTGGGAGTGCGCCAGGGACTGCGGTGGCAACGGCAACGGCAGGCGGCGGTGGGAGTGAGCCAAGTCTGGCGGGTATAACCGGTCCCGATGGGCTGCCAGCCGCCGATGGGCTGGTGGCGCAGACGGCGATGCTCGATGGTGCTGCGGAAGTGGGTGGGATGAAGCCGCCAGGCGGTGCCGTGGCGGGCTACAGCCGCATGTTTTCGCGCATTCAGAACGCGTTGTTGCAAGGGGGTGAGTTGCCGGGTTCGGTGGCTGCCGCCTCGGCAGGCGTCATCGGGGCAGAAAAAAAGCAGGCCTTGGTGGCGGCTGTTGCAGCACAGGGCGCTCAGGCCGTCACGGATTCGCGCGCGCTGGGTGGGTCTTTGGCCGATGCAGGGTCACGCGACGGACGCGAGTTGCCGGGTGGGCAGGGCGGCACTGCACAAGCGTTCGCTCTGGAAGCCTTTACTGAAAGCCGGGTGCCTCAGCGCGCAGGCAGCGCCACCAGCGGTGAGGCGGGTGGCCGCCCTTCCGCAGAGGCCGCTTGGGGTGACTGGGGAACTGTGCACACGGGCCCGCAGACGGAGGGGGTGGAGGGCGCAGCCGCGTTTGCGGACCCGACGCAGGCGGGGGCAGAAGAGCAGGTCGCGGACCAGGTGGCCTACTGGGTGAACCAGAAAACGCAGAACGCCGAGATGACACTGGACCGCGATGGGCAACCGGTGCAGGTGACAGTGTCGCTTTCCGGCAGCGAGGCCCATGTGACGTTTCGCAGCGATCAGGCGCAGACCCGCGAGTTGCTGGATGCGAGCATGTCGCAATTGCGCGATTTGTTGCGCGACGAAGGCCTGGTGTTGTCGGGCACCACGGTGGGAACCACGGCGCGCGACGGCGCTTCGCCCAACGATTCTGGACAGCGCCAGGGCCGGGAAGGTGAGCGGCGCGCGCAGGTGGTGGCGTCCGTGTCGGCTGCCGTGGCACCAGTGCGGCGCCCCGGCGGCGCGCCTGACCGGGCCGTGGACATTTTTGTGTGA
- a CDS encoding flagellar basal body-associated FliL family protein: MSATTPAAAPVKVKSKKLIVIGAVLVLLVLVGAGAAWFLASRSHAEEDDGSAPERKEAVKVVPTFLPMENMVVNLADPGGDRFAQIGITLEVADAKTAEQIKQYLPSIRSGILLLASQRTSEELLQREGKEKLASDILREVSRPLGYSVSSAKPRHEVQDDDADEPAARRKVEKNPVQRVLFSSFIIQ, translated from the coding sequence GTGTCTGCCACCACTCCCGCTGCCGCACCAGTCAAGGTGAAAAGCAAGAAGCTGATCGTGATCGGCGCTGTGCTTGTCTTGCTGGTCCTCGTGGGGGCTGGCGCCGCGTGGTTCCTTGCCAGCCGGTCTCATGCCGAGGAAGACGACGGTTCGGCGCCCGAGCGCAAGGAGGCGGTCAAGGTGGTGCCGACGTTCCTGCCCATGGAGAACATGGTGGTTAATCTCGCCGACCCCGGTGGTGATCGTTTTGCGCAGATCGGCATCACGCTGGAAGTGGCGGACGCCAAGACGGCCGAGCAGATCAAGCAATACCTGCCCAGCATTCGCAGCGGCATTCTTTTGCTGGCGTCACAGCGCACCTCGGAAGAGCTGCTGCAGCGCGAGGGCAAGGAGAAGCTGGCCTCCGATATCTTGCGGGAAGTGTCCCGTCCGTTGGGTTACTCGGTGTCGTCGGCCAAGCCCCGGCACGAGGTGCAGGATGACGACGCGGACGAGCCCGCCGCGCGCCGCAAGGTCGAGAAGAACCCTGTGCAGCGGGTGTTGTTTTCCAGCTTCATCATCCAGTGA
- the fliM gene encoding flagellar motor switch protein FliM — MSDSFLSQEEVDALLEGVTGESQKSVEEVAEAGAVRNYDIASQERIVRGRMPTMEIVNERFARNFRIGLFNFIRRSPEISVGTVSVQRYSAFLRELAVPTNFNIVAIRPLRGSGLIVCEPSLVFGIIDTLYGGVGKFQTRIEGRDFSPTEQRVINRLVDVICAEYKKAWHGIYPLELEYQRSEMQPQFANIATPSEIVVSTAFQLEIGDLSGAIHICMPYATLEPIRDVLYSSTQGDSIEVDRRWVRVLTREIQAAEVTLVAELARADATVEQLLAMKPGDFIELDREPRIRASIGGVPIFECQYGTHNSKYAIRIEECLRNADMSWLGEKDAH, encoded by the coding sequence ATGAGTGATTCATTTCTATCCCAGGAAGAGGTTGACGCCCTTCTGGAGGGGGTCACCGGAGAGAGTCAGAAATCGGTGGAGGAAGTCGCCGAGGCGGGGGCTGTCCGCAACTACGACATCGCCAGCCAGGAGCGTATTGTTCGTGGCCGCATGCCGACGATGGAAATTGTCAACGAGCGGTTTGCACGCAATTTCCGCATCGGGTTGTTCAACTTTATCCGGCGCAGCCCCGAAATCTCGGTGGGCACTGTTTCGGTGCAGCGCTACAGCGCCTTCCTGCGCGAACTGGCGGTGCCCACCAATTTCAACATTGTGGCCATCCGGCCTTTGCGTGGCAGTGGACTGATCGTGTGCGAGCCTTCGCTGGTGTTCGGCATCATCGACACACTGTATGGCGGTGTGGGCAAGTTTCAGACCCGGATTGAGGGGCGAGACTTTTCCCCCACCGAGCAGCGCGTCATCAACCGGCTGGTGGATGTGATTTGCGCTGAATACAAGAAGGCGTGGCACGGTATCTATCCGCTGGAGCTGGAATACCAGCGTTCGGAAATGCAGCCCCAGTTTGCGAATATCGCCACGCCCAGTGAAATTGTGGTCTCCACGGCTTTTCAGCTGGAGATCGGCGACCTCTCGGGCGCCATCCATATCTGCATGCCTTATGCCACTCTGGAGCCGATCCGGGATGTGCTGTATTCGTCCACGCAGGGTGATTCGATCGAGGTCGATCGCCGCTGGGTGCGGGTGCTGACGCGCGAAATCCAGGCCGCCGAAGTGACCCTGGTGGCAGAGCTGGCGCGCGCCGATGCCACCGTGGAGCAGCTGCTGGCCATGAAGCCCGGCGATTTCATTGAACTGGACCGGGAACCCCGTATTCGGGCCTCCATTGGTGGAGTGCCTATTTTTGAGTGCCAATACGGCACCCACAATTCCAAATATGCGATTCGCATTGAAGAATGCCTGCGCAATGCGGACATGAGCTGGCTTGGAGAAAAAGATGCCCACTGA
- the fliN gene encoding flagellar motor switch protein FliN yields MPTEDNKNEKDSADDPFAGWAEALEEQKRTDDKPGDAEQGGPLSGEPVRPFSGGGDGTVNDINMVLDIPVQLSVELGRTKVPIKYILQLAQGSVVELDALAGEPMDVLVNGYLIAQGEVVVVNDKFGIRLTDVVTPSERLRRVSRG; encoded by the coding sequence ATGCCCACTGAAGACAACAAGAACGAAAAAGACAGCGCGGATGATCCGTTTGCCGGCTGGGCCGAGGCCCTGGAAGAGCAAAAGCGCACCGATGACAAGCCCGGTGATGCGGAGCAGGGCGGGCCGTTGTCCGGCGAACCGGTTCGTCCGTTTTCGGGTGGCGGTGACGGAACGGTCAACGACATCAACATGGTGCTCGACATTCCCGTGCAGCTGTCGGTGGAACTGGGGCGTACCAAGGTGCCCATCAAGTACATCCTCCAGTTGGCGCAGGGATCGGTGGTGGAACTCGACGCGCTGGCGGGCGAGCCCATGGATGTGTTGGTCAACGGCTACCTGATTGCGCAGGGCGAGGTGGTGGTGGTCAATGACAAGTTTGGCATTCGTCTCACCGATGTGGTAACCCCATCGGAACGCCTGCGGCGGGTCAGCCGTGGATAG
- a CDS encoding FliO/MopB family protein — protein sequence MTQTLVIVVLFVAAMAALPWLVRRVQLRHAAGGAPGGAASRVLSAVAVGPQQRVVTVEVGPEGARACLVLGVTAQNITCLHVVGAPAAAQETSVASFAGAMALAAQTPEKASHV from the coding sequence ATGACCCAGACGCTTGTCATCGTGGTGCTGTTCGTGGCGGCCATGGCGGCCTTGCCGTGGCTGGTGCGGCGAGTGCAGTTGCGCCATGCGGCGGGCGGTGCTCCGGGAGGCGCTGCGTCTCGCGTGCTGTCCGCCGTGGCGGTTGGTCCGCAGCAGCGTGTGGTGACCGTGGAGGTGGGGCCAGAAGGGGCCCGCGCCTGTCTGGTGCTGGGGGTGACAGCCCAGAACATTACCTGTCTGCATGTCGTGGGCGCCCCCGCTGCCGCTCAGGAGACTTCTGTGGCCTCGTTTGCCGGTGCCATGGCGCTGGCCGCACAAACCCCAGAAAAGGCTTCGCATGTCTGA
- the fliP gene encoding flagellar type III secretion system pore protein FliP (The bacterial flagellar biogenesis protein FliP forms a type III secretion system (T3SS)-type pore required for flagellar assembly.): MAMVHVPAIAQSGGSLPLLVGSGSAGTSFSVPIQTLLFFTALSFLPAVLLMMTGFTRIVIVLSLLRQALGTQSAPPNQVIIGLSLFLTVFVMGPTLDRVYKDAYVPYTTNAISFEAALEKAEAPMREFMLKQTRQSDFALFSRLARLDAAVTAETAPLRVLVPAFVTSELKSAFQIGFMIFIPFLVIDMVVSSILMSLGMMMLSPVLVALPFKLMLFVLADGWNLLIGSLAASFVT; encoded by the coding sequence ATGGCCATGGTGCATGTGCCGGCTATCGCCCAAAGTGGAGGATCGTTGCCTTTGCTTGTGGGATCGGGCAGCGCGGGGACCAGTTTTTCGGTGCCTATCCAGACATTGCTGTTCTTCACGGCGCTGTCGTTTCTGCCTGCGGTGCTGCTGATGATGACGGGATTTACCCGCATCGTCATCGTGCTGTCGCTGTTGCGTCAGGCCCTGGGGACGCAGTCGGCCCCGCCCAATCAGGTCATCATTGGCTTGTCGCTCTTTCTCACGGTTTTTGTCATGGGGCCCACGCTGGACCGCGTGTACAAGGACGCCTATGTGCCCTACACCACCAACGCCATCAGCTTCGAGGCGGCGCTGGAAAAAGCCGAGGCACCGATGCGGGAGTTCATGCTCAAGCAGACCCGGCAGTCCGACTTTGCGCTGTTTTCCCGCCTGGCGCGGCTGGACGCTGCAGTCACCGCCGAAACCGCTCCCCTGCGGGTGTTGGTGCCAGCCTTTGTGACGAGTGAGCTCAAGTCCGCATTCCAGATCGGATTCATGATCTTCATCCCATTTCTGGTGATCGACATGGTGGTGTCCAGCATCTTGATGTCCTTAGGCATGATGATGTTGTCGCCCGTGCTGGTGGCATTGCCGTTCAAGCTCATGCTGTTTGTTCTGGCCGATGGCTGGAATCTGCTGATTGGCTCGCTGGCGGCCAGTTTTGTGACCTGA
- the fliQ gene encoding flagellar biosynthesis protein FliQ, whose translation MTSQLVLTMGREALTLLLMIAMPVLGVVMAVGLVVSIFQAVTQIHEATLAFVPKLIAAMVVFAVAGPWMISTLVDYIRRTIESIPSVVA comes from the coding sequence ATGACCTCTCAACTGGTTTTAACGATGGGGCGCGAAGCACTCACCCTGCTTTTGATGATCGCCATGCCCGTGCTGGGTGTCGTGATGGCGGTCGGTTTGGTGGTTAGCATCTTTCAGGCCGTGACACAGATCCATGAGGCCACCCTGGCCTTTGTTCCCAAGCTCATCGCCGCCATGGTGGTCTTTGCGGTGGCAGGTCCGTGGATGATCAGCACGCTGGTGGACTACATCCGCCGGACCATTGAATCGATACCGTCCGTGGTGGCCTGA
- the fliR gene encoding flagellar biosynthetic protein FliR, with protein sequence MITFTEAQLVAWISPILWPFLRVLAVFTVAPVFSMRAIPMRVKVGLAFLVALCAQAVLTNQPVISVNGREALGAVAQQVVVGLAIGFAVRLVFTAVELAGEIIGLQMGLNFASFFDPASNAQVSAVARFFGNMATLLFVVINGHLMVLMAVVKSFDSFPADGNFLQALGQMHLHELGASLFSSALWIALPMIALLTFVNLTLGIISRVAPQMNIYAVGFPVTLTVGLLGIAATLPMLEQPVLALMQQVMDLFEVQR encoded by the coding sequence GTGATTACCTTCACCGAGGCGCAGCTCGTGGCCTGGATTTCGCCCATCCTTTGGCCCTTTTTGCGCGTGCTGGCCGTTTTTACGGTGGCGCCTGTTTTCTCGATGCGTGCCATTCCCATGCGGGTGAAGGTGGGGCTGGCCTTTCTGGTCGCGCTGTGCGCGCAGGCGGTTTTGACCAACCAGCCGGTGATCAGTGTGAACGGACGCGAGGCCCTGGGGGCCGTGGCGCAGCAGGTGGTGGTGGGCCTGGCCATTGGGTTTGCGGTGCGGCTGGTGTTCACAGCCGTGGAGCTGGCGGGGGAAATCATTGGTCTGCAGATGGGCCTGAATTTCGCTTCGTTCTTCGACCCGGCGAGCAATGCGCAGGTCAGCGCGGTCGCGCGATTTTTCGGGAATATGGCAACCTTGCTCTTTGTGGTCATCAATGGGCACCTGATGGTGTTGATGGCCGTGGTCAAGAGTTTTGACAGTTTCCCCGCCGACGGGAATTTCCTGCAGGCGCTGGGGCAGATGCACCTGCACGAACTGGGGGCCTCGCTGTTTTCCAGTGCTTTGTGGATTGCGCTGCCAATGATCGCGTTGCTGACGTTTGTCAACCTGACCCTGGGCATTATTTCCCGCGTGGCCCCGCAGATGAATATCTATGCGGTGGGTTTCCCGGTAACCCTGACGGTCGGCTTGCTTGGCATTGCCGCCACTTTGCCCATGCTGGAGCAGCCGGTGCTGGCGTTGATGCAGCAGGTCATGGATCTATTTGAGGTTCAGCGGTAG
- a CDS encoding response regulator, producing MIHVVLCDDHAVLRRGIRDTLAEAPDILVTGEAGGYSELREVLRSTPCDVLLLDLNMPGRSGLEVLASVRETHASIKVLVVSMYPEDQYALRCLRAGAQGYANKASDPVELIAAVRTVVQGRKYLTPEVAQMLAESLAQPAPEVPHAALSERELQTLVKIASGRRLSDIAEELMLSPKTVSVYRSRVLEKLKLSNNAELTVYAIRNELV from the coding sequence GTGATTCATGTTGTGTTGTGTGATGACCATGCTGTGTTGCGCCGTGGCATACGCGATACGCTGGCAGAAGCCCCCGACATCCTTGTCACCGGCGAAGCGGGAGGGTACTCGGAGCTGCGCGAGGTGCTGCGCTCCACACCCTGCGATGTGCTGCTGCTGGACCTGAACATGCCCGGCCGCAGCGGCCTGGAAGTGCTGGCCAGTGTGCGCGAGACCCACGCCAGCATCAAGGTGCTGGTGGTCTCGATGTATCCCGAAGACCAATATGCGCTGCGCTGCCTGCGTGCCGGGGCGCAGGGATATGCCAACAAGGCCAGCGATCCGGTCGAGCTCATTGCCGCCGTGCGCACCGTGGTGCAGGGGCGAAAATACCTGACGCCCGAAGTGGCCCAGATGCTGGCGGAAAGCCTGGCCCAGCCTGCGCCCGAGGTGCCACACGCCGCGCTCTCCGAGCGCGAGTTACAAACCCTGGTCAAGATTGCCTCGGGACGCAGGCTGTCGGACATTGCCGAAGAACTGATGCTCAGCCCCAAAACCGTCAGTGTCTATCGCTCCCGGGTTCTCGAAAAACTCAAGCTCTCCAACAACGCGGAACTGACGGTCTACGCCATCCGCAACGAGCTGGTTTGA
- the istA gene encoding IS21 family transposase: MNVLKSNQRATIETLLERNTSQREIARITGIDRKTVRSYHQRWLEQLQSNSPGVATGSAQQIPPPWPPAAVPVATSLCEPWREFIEAQLRLKRNAMAIFQDLVDQHGFTGQYNSVKRFCAKLRHKEPEQFDRLSFLPGEEMQVDYGEGAPTRVPGSERYRKPRLFVATLRYSRASFRCVVWKSSQQIWAELHEQALRYFGGCPQYVVLDNLKEGVFKPDLYEPELNKVYAATLAHYGVVADPARVRDPNRKGTVEHAIGHTQATALKGRRFESIEAQNEFLAHWEKSWAAKRIHGTERRQVQAMFEEERSHLKPLPLLGMQYFEEAVRTVCDDSCVRVDHSSYAARPANIGSKMLVRIYAQRIEIRDLQTGALLRTHAKAERPGTVVLPMEERVFNPSRETRLILRQAGEIGEHAKRLCELLFAIEGRVGQRKLWGIVSLARRYPAHCVDTACAQALEQGIYSYKRVLALTEAIFAQALNAIETQSSGAPAGGGRTLTQQHELIRDADEYADLFAHAAAVTATSTLESATANTTTNNTNNAPGIQP; encoded by the coding sequence GTGAATGTCTTGAAGTCCAACCAACGCGCCACCATAGAGACACTGCTGGAGCGCAATACATCGCAACGCGAGATCGCCCGCATCACGGGCATCGACCGCAAGACGGTCAGGAGCTATCACCAACGCTGGCTGGAGCAACTGCAGTCAAATTCCCCCGGGGTGGCCACCGGCTCGGCCCAGCAAATTCCCCCACCCTGGCCACCGGCTGCTGTGCCGGTGGCCACCTCCCTGTGCGAACCCTGGCGCGAGTTCATCGAAGCCCAGTTGCGTCTGAAGCGCAACGCCATGGCCATCTTCCAGGACCTGGTCGACCAGCACGGATTTACTGGTCAGTACAACTCGGTCAAACGCTTCTGTGCAAAGCTGCGCCACAAGGAGCCCGAGCAGTTCGACCGCCTGTCCTTTCTGCCTGGGGAGGAGATGCAGGTGGACTACGGCGAGGGCGCGCCCACCCGCGTGCCGGGCAGCGAGCGGTACCGCAAGCCCCGCCTGTTCGTGGCCACGCTGCGCTACTCGCGCGCCAGTTTCCGCTGCGTGGTCTGGAAGTCCAGCCAGCAAATCTGGGCCGAGTTGCACGAGCAGGCTCTGCGGTACTTCGGTGGCTGCCCGCAGTACGTGGTTCTGGACAATCTGAAGGAAGGCGTCTTCAAGCCCGACCTGTACGAGCCCGAACTCAACAAAGTCTACGCCGCCACCCTGGCGCACTATGGCGTGGTGGCCGACCCGGCGCGGGTGCGAGACCCCAACCGCAAGGGCACGGTGGAGCATGCCATTGGCCACACCCAGGCCACGGCCTTGAAGGGCCGGCGCTTTGAGTCCATCGAGGCCCAGAACGAGTTCCTGGCGCACTGGGAGAAGAGCTGGGCAGCCAAGCGCATCCACGGCACCGAGCGGCGCCAGGTGCAGGCCATGTTCGAGGAGGAGCGCAGCCACCTCAAACCTCTGCCGCTCCTGGGCATGCAGTATTTCGAGGAGGCGGTGCGCACCGTCTGCGACGACAGCTGCGTGCGGGTGGATCACAGCAGCTACGCCGCTCGCCCGGCGAACATCGGCTCCAAGATGCTGGTGCGCATCTATGCCCAGCGCATCGAGATCCGCGATCTGCAAACCGGCGCCTTGCTGCGCACCCACGCCAAAGCCGAGCGCCCCGGCACGGTGGTGCTGCCCATGGAGGAGCGGGTATTCAATCCTTCGCGCGAGACCCGTCTGATCCTGCGTCAGGCTGGCGAGATCGGTGAGCACGCCAAACGGCTGTGTGAGCTGCTCTTTGCCATCGAGGGTCGGGTGGGCCAGCGCAAGCTCTGGGGCATCGTCAGCCTGGCCAGGCGATACCCAGCGCACTGCGTCGACACCGCCTGCGCACAGGCCCTGGAGCAGGGGATTTACAGCTACAAGCGCGTGCTGGCTTTGACCGAGGCCATCTTTGCCCAGGCGCTCAACGCCATCGAGACCCAGTCCAGCGGTGCGCCCGCCGGCGGCGGGCGCACGCTGACCCAGCAGCACGAGCTCATCCGCGACGCCGATGAGTACGCCGATCTGTTCGCGCACGCTGCGGCCGTCACAGCCACGAGCACGCTCGAGTCCGCCACGGCGAACACCACCACCAACAACACCAACAACGCACCTGGAATTCAGCCATGA